Proteins encoded by one window of Luteimonas yindakuii:
- a CDS encoding hybrid sensor histidine kinase/response regulator, which produces MLNVGVVLAAAVLWLGLMFFAGIYGERHPQLLARHWRHVYALSLAVHCTSWTFYGTVTQAARYGWPLPPTFLGAILFYLLAWRFMVRLVRLARESNATSLADLIATRLGKDPWLAATVTLVAVLGLLPYIALQLKAVAMSYSALTAIAPSELSEIPPWRDVSLYVALAMALFAMLFGTRRASATEHNRGLVLAVAFESVLKLVAMLVLGLFVWRIASDMPSLPPLPAQDRGGFMPLVFLGALAMFVLPHQFHVAVVECRDEREVGAARWQFPLYLLLIGAPGLLLAHVGMGLLGERVPSDMYALALPLSQGSEAVALVAFLGGLSAATGMVVISTLTLSLMIGNHWFAPGLLRGAWARRDRDDHRGDLLMLRRGGIVVIMLAAWSYGRLVGDASMLADIGAVSFSALATLAPALAFAIWRPQTPPHAAIAGIVAAFVVWAWVMLAPALLPAALAPQLPAWTSPQALFGLSSWSQLGRAFGASLFVGTAVITVVAMLDRRERGRPSARADLDALRSAGRRFLPVGLVDRVLRGAPRSGPVPTAIEARLERELSAVLGSASTRLLLDAARRESGPDLDTVASIVGEASQDLRFNQRVLEAALENMSQGISVVDADLQLVAWNSRYAQLFGYPAPLLRVGVPVAKLVRHNLDRGLIGAVAVAEEVEKRTAHMRAGTPYVAERRFPGGETIEIRGNPMPGGGFVATFTDVTEFRNTERALRMANETLEQRVDERTRSLDLARRDAERANEAKSRFLAAVGHDLLQPLHAAQLFTDALQQQLAPTPPGNAPRLLGQLRGALDSTTDLLTGLFDMARLEAGGLVPQPREFPLSDVLEPLASEFRALAAERGLAFHFVPTRAWTRSDPQLLRRVLQNFLANAVRYTARGRILLGVRRVGGGLRVEVHDTGPGIPLAQQALIFEEFRRGEGSAGQGLGLGLAIADRIAHLLGARISLRSREQDGTVFGLDLPQVAAPVQDHHGRTHAGLSGAHVLLLDNEPGALEALQRLLEGWGCSVAAVRNGDDADAALVHRPADLWLFDYHLDDGETGTAVAHRLCERHGARATLILSADATDAVRREVAELGLGLLQKPVRPLALKSTLDRLCAMRAR; this is translated from the coding sequence ATGCTGAACGTGGGGGTGGTGCTGGCCGCGGCCGTCCTCTGGCTGGGCCTGATGTTCTTCGCCGGCATCTACGGCGAACGCCACCCGCAGCTGCTGGCGCGCCACTGGCGCCATGTCTATGCACTGTCGCTGGCGGTGCACTGCACTTCCTGGACTTTCTACGGCACGGTGACCCAGGCCGCCCGCTACGGCTGGCCGCTACCGCCGACCTTCCTCGGCGCGATCCTGTTCTACCTCCTGGCCTGGCGCTTCATGGTGCGGCTGGTGCGGCTGGCACGCGAAAGCAACGCCACGTCGCTCGCCGACCTCATCGCCACCCGGCTGGGCAAGGACCCTTGGCTGGCGGCGACGGTCACCCTGGTCGCCGTGCTCGGGCTGTTGCCGTACATCGCGCTGCAGCTCAAGGCGGTGGCGATGAGCTACTCGGCGCTGACGGCCATCGCGCCGTCCGAGCTGTCGGAAATTCCCCCGTGGCGCGACGTCAGCCTGTACGTCGCGCTTGCGATGGCGCTGTTCGCGATGCTGTTCGGCACCCGGCGTGCGAGTGCCACCGAACACAATCGCGGCCTGGTGCTCGCGGTGGCGTTCGAGTCGGTGCTGAAGCTGGTGGCGATGCTGGTGCTCGGCCTGTTCGTCTGGCGCATCGCGAGTGACATGCCCTCGCTGCCACCGCTGCCGGCGCAGGATCGCGGCGGCTTCATGCCGCTGGTGTTCCTGGGCGCACTGGCGATGTTCGTGTTGCCGCACCAGTTCCACGTCGCGGTCGTGGAATGCCGCGATGAGCGCGAGGTCGGGGCGGCGCGCTGGCAGTTCCCGCTGTACCTGCTGCTGATCGGCGCGCCCGGCCTGTTGCTCGCGCATGTGGGCATGGGCCTGCTGGGGGAGCGCGTGCCGTCGGACATGTATGCGCTCGCGCTGCCGCTGTCGCAGGGCAGCGAGGCGGTGGCGCTGGTGGCATTCCTCGGAGGCCTGAGCGCGGCCACCGGCATGGTGGTGATCAGCACGCTCACGCTGAGCCTGATGATCGGCAACCACTGGTTCGCGCCGGGCCTGCTGCGCGGCGCGTGGGCACGCCGCGATCGCGACGATCATCGCGGCGACCTGCTGATGCTGCGGCGTGGCGGCATCGTGGTCATCATGCTGGCCGCATGGTCGTACGGGCGGCTGGTGGGCGATGCCAGCATGCTGGCCGACATCGGCGCGGTGTCGTTCTCGGCGCTGGCGACGCTGGCACCGGCGCTGGCGTTCGCCATCTGGCGCCCGCAGACGCCGCCGCATGCGGCCATCGCCGGCATCGTCGCGGCCTTCGTGGTGTGGGCCTGGGTGATGCTGGCGCCGGCGCTGCTGCCGGCGGCACTCGCTCCGCAGTTGCCGGCGTGGACCAGCCCGCAGGCACTGTTCGGCCTGAGCAGCTGGAGCCAGCTCGGCCGGGCCTTCGGCGCGTCGCTGTTCGTCGGCACCGCGGTCATCACCGTGGTCGCGATGCTCGATCGTCGCGAACGTGGCCGGCCATCCGCGCGTGCCGACCTCGACGCGTTGCGCAGCGCGGGGCGCCGCTTCCTGCCCGTGGGTCTCGTCGATCGGGTGTTGCGCGGCGCGCCACGCAGCGGGCCGGTGCCCACCGCCATCGAGGCGCGGCTGGAACGCGAACTGTCGGCGGTGCTCGGCAGCGCCTCGACACGGCTGCTGCTGGATGCGGCACGCCGCGAATCCGGTCCCGATCTCGACACCGTGGCCAGCATCGTCGGCGAGGCCTCGCAGGACCTGCGCTTCAACCAGCGGGTGCTGGAGGCGGCGCTGGAGAACATGAGCCAGGGCATCAGCGTGGTGGATGCGGACCTGCAACTGGTGGCGTGGAACTCGCGCTACGCGCAGCTGTTCGGCTACCCGGCACCGTTGCTGCGGGTGGGTGTGCCGGTAGCCAAGCTGGTGCGCCACAATCTCGACCGCGGCCTGATCGGCGCGGTGGCGGTGGCCGAGGAGGTGGAGAAGCGCACCGCGCACATGCGCGCCGGCACGCCGTACGTGGCCGAGCGCCGTTTCCCCGGTGGCGAGACCATCGAGATCCGCGGCAACCCGATGCCGGGCGGTGGTTTCGTCGCCACGTTCACCGACGTCACCGAGTTCCGCAACACCGAGCGTGCGTTGCGTATGGCCAACGAGACGCTCGAACAGCGCGTCGACGAACGCACCCGCAGCCTCGACCTCGCGCGCCGAGATGCGGAGCGCGCAAACGAGGCCAAGAGCCGTTTCCTCGCCGCGGTGGGCCACGACCTGCTGCAGCCGCTGCACGCGGCACAGCTGTTTACCGACGCCCTGCAGCAGCAGCTCGCACCGACGCCGCCCGGCAATGCACCACGCCTGCTCGGGCAGCTGCGCGGCGCGCTGGATTCCACCACCGACCTGCTCACCGGGCTGTTCGACATGGCGCGGCTGGAAGCGGGCGGGCTGGTGCCGCAGCCGCGCGAATTCCCGCTGTCGGATGTGCTGGAACCGCTGGCGTCGGAGTTCCGTGCACTGGCTGCCGAGCGCGGGCTGGCGTTCCACTTCGTGCCCACCCGCGCGTGGACACGCAGCGATCCGCAACTGCTGCGCCGCGTGCTGCAGAACTTCCTCGCCAATGCGGTGCGCTACACGGCGCGTGGCCGCATCCTGCTGGGCGTGCGCCGCGTGGGCGGCGGGCTGCGGGTGGAAGTGCACGACACCGGCCCGGGCATCCCGCTCGCCCAGCAGGCACTGATCTTCGAGGAATTCCGCCGCGGTGAGGGCAGCGCAGGGCAGGGGCTCGGACTGGGTCTTGCGATCGCCGACCGCATCGCGCATCTGCTCGGCGCCCGCATTTCGCTGCGCAGCCGCGAACAGGATGGCACCGTGTTCGGCCTCGATCTGCCGCAGGTGGCTGCACCGGTGCAGGATCACCACGGCCGCACGCACGCGGGGCTGTCGGGTGCGCATGTGCTGCTGCTCGACAACGAACCCGGCGCGCTGGAGGCGCTGCAGCGCCTGCTGGAAGGGTGGGGATGCAGCGTGGCGGCGGTGCGCAACGGCGATGATGCCGATGCCGCGCTTGTCCATCGCCCCGCCGACCTGTGGCTGTTCGACTACCACCTGGACGACGGCGAGACCGGCACTGCGGTGGCACATCGCCTGTGCGAACGGCATGGCGCGCGGGCCACGCTGATCCTCAGCGCCGATGCGACCGATGCCGTACGCCGCGAAGTCGCCGAGCTCGGCCTGGGCCTGCTGCAGAAGCCGGTGCGGCCGCTGGCGCTCAAGTCCACGCTCGACCGGCTGTGCGCGATGCGCGCGCGCTGA
- a CDS encoding TonB-dependent receptor encodes MKYNKLSGSRLALAIAFGLSTFAAQAQDPAQPASGASARAADATTLDGIVVTARRRAESIQDVPVAVSAFGEEQLRDLQANNIDGLQGAVPNLNIVQGRGSSNTVNVFIRGIGQPDSLQTFDPGVGMYVDDVYYSRINGALFSLFDVQQVEVLRGPQGTLYGKNSTGGAIKVTTKNPLDDTGAAVEFGTGSFGRIDGRAYLGEQLSDTAAFSLAGAWLTNDGYVEDPVTGEEYNGEDTISLRGKFALRPSDTFSATLSADYTRQDNALTLGQPTAPLRRTDLALGQVVLLQPSTEDYDFRTRTSFRPSQGQEMTHRGVSANLQWELGEQWSLKSISAWRKLDTSSFIDIDASEWELGDVLVEVDQEQVSQELQLQYDNGGNLQAIFGAYYMNETLPSYQEAYAGDFFGFAGTPIDFLRTIDDDLETTSVAAFAHVNWEFMPTWTLAAGLRYSRDEKDYWRTTSTYWGPLLAALNETVAFEGNQSWDAWTPSLSLQKAFSDNLMGYVSANRGFKSGGFNGRANSALETTRAVFDPEFVWTYEAGVKMRSDSGRLTANVAAFHSSYKDFQARVSEVLNPDSPTPTFSFPVLNAAEMEINGFEFEGVARLGDATQLSGQVSWMDASYKSFEDLRTTDPANPAYDPTLHEHVPFSPDWTARIALQHAFDLGGNGTLTVGGDVAYRGDTWLSVDNRPGLMQEAYTTAGLFTSWDSPQYAWQVRAGVRNLTDELYKIEGQEFSSVANIQTAYYAPPRNWYLTVRRNF; translated from the coding sequence ATGAAGTACAACAAGCTGTCGGGCAGCCGGCTCGCCCTGGCGATCGCCTTTGGCCTGTCGACGTTTGCCGCACAGGCGCAGGACCCGGCGCAGCCCGCCAGTGGTGCTTCCGCCCGGGCCGCGGATGCGACCACCCTCGACGGCATCGTCGTCACCGCACGCCGCCGCGCCGAGTCCATCCAGGACGTGCCGGTGGCCGTGAGTGCGTTCGGGGAAGAGCAGCTGCGTGACCTGCAGGCCAACAACATCGACGGCCTGCAGGGTGCCGTGCCCAACCTCAATATCGTGCAGGGCCGCGGTTCGTCGAACACCGTCAACGTCTTCATCCGCGGCATTGGCCAGCCCGATTCGCTGCAGACCTTCGACCCCGGCGTCGGCATGTACGTTGACGACGTCTATTACTCGCGTATCAACGGTGCGTTGTTCTCGCTGTTCGACGTGCAGCAGGTCGAAGTGCTGCGTGGGCCGCAGGGTACGCTGTACGGCAAGAACTCCACCGGCGGTGCAATCAAGGTCACCACCAAGAACCCGCTCGATGACACGGGCGCGGCGGTGGAGTTCGGCACCGGCAGCTTCGGCCGCATCGATGGCCGGGCCTACCTCGGCGAACAGCTGAGCGACACTGCGGCCTTCAGCCTCGCCGGCGCGTGGCTCACCAACGACGGCTACGTCGAGGATCCGGTCACCGGCGAGGAGTACAACGGCGAGGACACGATTTCGCTGCGCGGCAAGTTCGCGTTGCGCCCCAGCGACACCTTCAGCGCGACGCTCTCAGCCGACTACACTCGCCAGGACAACGCGCTCACGCTCGGCCAGCCGACCGCACCGCTGCGGCGCACCGATCTGGCACTCGGCCAGGTGGTGCTTTTACAGCCATCCACCGAAGACTACGACTTCCGCACCCGCACGTCGTTCCGCCCCAGCCAGGGTCAGGAGATGACGCACAGGGGCGTCAGTGCCAACCTGCAGTGGGAGCTTGGCGAACAGTGGTCGCTCAAGAGCATCAGCGCGTGGCGCAAGCTCGATACCAGCTCGTTCATCGACATCGATGCATCCGAATGGGAGCTGGGTGACGTGCTGGTCGAGGTTGACCAGGAGCAGGTGAGCCAGGAACTGCAGCTGCAGTACGACAACGGCGGCAACCTGCAGGCGATCTTCGGCGCCTACTACATGAACGAGACGCTGCCGTCGTACCAGGAAGCCTATGCGGGCGACTTCTTCGGCTTCGCCGGCACGCCGATCGACTTCCTGCGCACCATCGACGACGACCTCGAGACCACCAGCGTCGCCGCATTCGCTCACGTCAACTGGGAGTTCATGCCGACCTGGACGCTGGCCGCCGGCCTGCGCTATTCGCGCGACGAGAAGGATTACTGGCGCACCACCAGCACCTACTGGGGCCCGCTGCTGGCCGCGCTCAATGAGACCGTGGCATTCGAGGGCAACCAGAGCTGGGATGCGTGGACGCCGTCGCTGAGCCTGCAGAAGGCCTTCAGCGACAACCTGATGGGCTACGTCTCGGCCAACCGCGGCTTCAAGTCCGGCGGCTTCAACGGCCGTGCCAACTCGGCGCTGGAAACCACCCGCGCGGTGTTCGATCCCGAGTTCGTGTGGACCTACGAAGCCGGTGTCAAGATGCGTTCCGATAGTGGTCGACTGACCGCGAACGTGGCCGCGTTCCACAGCAGCTACAAGGATTTCCAGGCTCGCGTCTCCGAGGTGCTGAACCCGGATTCGCCGACCCCGACCTTCTCGTTCCCGGTGCTCAACGCCGCGGAAATGGAGATCAACGGCTTCGAGTTCGAGGGCGTGGCACGGCTCGGTGACGCCACCCAACTCAGCGGCCAGGTCAGCTGGATGGACGCCAGCTACAAGTCCTTCGAGGACCTGCGCACGACCGATCCGGCCAATCCGGCATACGACCCGACGTTGCACGAGCACGTCCCGTTCTCGCCGGACTGGACCGCGCGCATCGCCCTGCAGCACGCGTTCGACCTCGGCGGCAACGGCACCCTCACCGTGGGCGGTGACGTCGCCTACCGTGGCGACACCTGGCTGTCGGTCGACAACCGCCCGGGCCTGATGCAGGAGGCCTACACCACGGCCGGCCTGTTCACCTCCTGGGATTCCCCGCAGTACGCGTGGCAGGTGCGTGCCGGCGTGCGCAACCTGACCGACGAGCTGTACAAGATCGAGGGCCAGGAGTTCTCCTCGGTGGCCAACATCCAGACCGCGTACTACGCGCCGCCGCGCAACTGGTACCTGACGGTCCGCCGCAACTTCTGA